CGACTTCAATAGCGTTCAGGCGATCGGTCACCTCTTTCAACAAACGGGGGTTCGCAATTCCTTTTATATAGACGAGCGCTACTTTTGTCAGCGAGACCGAACCAATCTCAATATATTTGACGATTAAACCTCCGTTCATAATTCTTCGCCGCAGAAGGTTGATATTGGTATCGACGTTTTCCACAAAACCTTCTTGCGCTCCTCGCATGACCCTCTCGTTTAAGGCTTCACTGACTTGTCTTCCCGATGGTCTTGTCGCGTCAGCGGACCAAATGGTAGTTTCCCCTTCGATAATCAGGACAAGAGCTCCTTTGCACATGAAAGAGACGGCTTCCATGATGTCCGTCATTTCGTGGATTGAACCCACATTTAACACTTGGTATAAATCTCCGGATTGGGATTTCAGGAGAGGTTTTATGATGTGTTCATCCAGCTTAACTGAATCCATGAGCGGAACAAAGAAAAGCAACAGAGCATTTTTACCCTGAAAAGTTAGCTCTCTTTTGCCAATGTCATGAGAATGATCCAGGTAGTCTATTATTTTTTCTTTATTTTCATTGAGGCTGCTCGATGTTGGAATAACAGGCTGCTTCATCTTGCGCAACCCTTCAGTAGGCGTTTGTGAGGACAGCTTTTTTGATTTTTTCCAAAATGACGCCATTTGCTTTTCACCCCAGGTAAGATACTGCTCTTAGTATGAGATGAGGGAAGAAAAATATGTATGGATAAAGCTTATGATGAAAGGTAACGATTGTTCGAGAATAAGACCTGTACGTGATGAATATCCATGCTATAAAACGAGAGCGGGAGCGAAAAGGTATGGACCGAGAAGGAACGACCAATCCGGGGGATATTGCCCTGAAAGAAGGCTATCGAATCGAAGCTGCAGTAAAAGGATTACAGCATCCCATCAAAGTGGAGGTCTTTGCGATCAACCGCAGTGGAGTTGCTGCATCTGCAACAGGAGGACGAGGCTTAGAACAGCCGAAGGATGTGGCTTTTGGTCCGGATGGTTCCCTGTATGTTTCCGACTTTGGAACCTTTCCGCCTATGGGGCCGGACGCTCCCAAGCGGTCCGGGATGATCTGGAGAATATTTAAGGTTTAGATCGTAGCCGCCTGCTCACATATTTTTTTAGAATAAAACATGTGATTTCCACCCAGACCAAGCTATACCCCCACGAGAAAAAAAATAGGGAAAGCCAAAGATAAAAATTGCCGATACTGTGGAATCCGGGCCCGAATAGAGGAAATTGAAATCCGATCAGCATGATGCAAATTCCAGAAATAAGACAAATGGAACCAGTGGTTACAATCAAAATACGTCTTTTAAAAAAAGTAAATCCCTGGCCTAATCCCAATCCAAGCAAACCGGTTGTGAAAATAAAAATCAATAATTCACTAGGCTGCACAATAACAAGGAGCAGACATGTTAAAACGAAGGAGTAGAACCCCAGAAGCGGAGAAACGATGGTGATCAAAACAACAGGAAGAGTGGAAAGGGGGCTGATGAGTAGTCCAATCATCGGCAGGGTACCTCCGGCAGATTGTAGGAGTGCTGTCACTGCAGAAGCAATGGAAGTCAATACGAGTAAAGCAGTTTTAGAAAAGCGGTTCTGAACAGAGTATGCTGCCATTTCAACAAGGCGATCCATTCTTTTAAAAAGGTACATAGAAACCTCCTGCCATTCATTTTTTACGTGACTATATCAATATAGTCCTGAACGTAAGGGGCATTCCTATTTTTATATGGGTGTTTATGAATAACCTTAAAATGATGGAGGATGGATTGAAAGAGCCTGGGATTTCAACGCTCCCGGCTCTTCATCATTCATGGTGATTTATATCATTTCTTCTGTTTCTATATCAGGTTCTTCGTCGCTTTTGTTAAATTCCGGTCCGCCGTATTGCTCGTTGATCTCTTTAGCTAGTTGCTCCAGGAACTCATCTGAGAATAAGTGCCCTTCTTTTTTAGACATTTTAAATCCTCCTTTTTTTCGGGAAGTTCAAAATTTCTTTGTATATTAAATATTACCCACATCTTTAAAATTACCTTTAAATAAAGTTTTTAATCTTTGTATTTACATTTTTTGAAGACAGGAGTATTATTATCTAAGTTTCAAATTCTTAAATCGCTTAAACCAATTGGTGCGGGGGAACCATAATGGGCTTTTTTAAAAAGTCCTGGGGGTGAATCCTTAAGCAGGTAGGGCTACTCAATGGCCCGAATCCGACAGCTAACCTCGTAAGCGTTAATGAGAAGGAAATGAAGCTTGTGAGACTGGTAAACAAACGTCCGCAGGTCTATTAAAATTGGCTTGGGGGCTTTTTTCATGTTCATCTATACACAAATTTTTTATCGGCGGAGGAAAAACAGTGTTTTCTTATTTAAAGAGACTATTAATCGGAAGACCGCTCAAATCAAATGAGCTGGGGGAGCAGAAGCTTAACAAAACAAAAGCTTTAGCCATTCTTTCCTCAGATGCGTTATCATCTGTTGCGTATGGACCGGAGCAGATCTTGATCGTCTTAGTTACGGTTGGTGCTGCGGCTTTCTGGTATTCCATTCCCATTGCGGTTGGTGTACTTATTCTTTTAACTGCACTTATTTTGTCTTATCGGCAGATTATTTTTGCCTATCCACATGGCGGTGGGGCTTATGTTGTTTCAAGAGATAATTTGGGCGTGAATCCTGGATTAATCGCAGGCGGCTCGCTGCTGGTTGATTATATTTTAACCGTGGCAGTTAGTGTGTCAGCGGGTACAGATGCTATTACGTCTGCTTTCCCGGCGCTGCATTCTTATACTGTACCGATTGCGATTGTGTTTGTTTTGTTCCTTACAACTTTAAATTTGCGTGGGGTAACAGAATCTGCTTCAATTTTAGCTTATCCCGTTTATCTGTTTGTCCTAGCTTTATTTATCTTGATAGGTGTTGGATTGTATCAAATTTCAACGGGCCAGGTGCCTGCTGACTTACATACGTCTGTTGGAACACCAGTTGCCGGAATCAGTCTGTTTTTATTGCTGAAGGCCTTTGCTTCAGGCAGCTCAGCGTTAACAGGTGTAGAAGCCATTTCCAATGCTATACCGAATTTCAAGGATCCTGCCCCCAACAATGCGTCAAAGACGTTGATGGCCATGGGCGGATTATTGGCTTTACTATTTTCAGGAATTGTTTATTTGGCTTATTATTATGGAATTACTCCAAGTGTAAAGGAGACAGTGGTTTCTCAAATTGCCGACCATACATTTGGAAGAAACTATATGTATTATTTTATTCAGGGAACAACAGCATTAATTCTAATTTTGGCGGCAAACACAGGATATTCCGCTTTCCCGTTGCTCGCAGTTAACCTTGCAAAAGACAAATTTATCATGCGGATGTTTACCATTAGGGGTGACAGGCTTGGTTACTCAAATGGAATCATTACATTGGGAGTCAGCGCGATTATCCTGATCATCCTGTTTAAAGGACAGACAGAGCATCTTATTCCGCTTTATGCCGTCGGGGTGTTTATCCCTTTCACTTTGTCTCAGTCAGGCATGATCGTGAAATGGATCAGGGAAAAACCAAAGGGATGGGTATCAAAGCTTATTATCAATGCAACCGGAGCTCTCATCAGTTTAACGGTAACCCTGATGTTCTTCTTTACTAAATTTCCACAGGTGTGGCCGGTATTAATCTTCTTGCCGATCATCGTCATCATCTTTCATAAGATCAAAACACATTATGAATTAGTAGGAGAACAATTAAGAATTAAACCGGATCAGCAGCCGAAGACGATTGAAGGCAACGTCATTATCGTACCTGTAGCAGGAATTACACAAGTTGTTGAAAACTCCATTAATTTTGCTACCTCTCTTACAGATCAGGTCATAGCGGTATATGTTGCATTTGAGCGTGAGGACGAAAGAATTTTCGAAGAAAAATGGAAGAAATGGCAGCCGAATGTGCGCCTCGTTACGCTGCATTCCCATTATCGAAGCATTATCCAGCCATTGACGAAATTTATTGACACGGTGCAGCATAAAGCCAATGAAAATAACTATCAAGTAACCGTATTGATACCTCAGTTCATTACGAAAAAAAGCTGGCATAATATTCTTCATAACCAGTCAAGCTTACTGATTCGAGCGTATTTGCTCTTTAAACGAGATGTGGTCATTGCGACCGTGCCTTACCGTTTTAAAAAATAGTTGATGAAAAAAACACTTCCGAAGATTTTACCTTACGGAAGTGTTTTTTCTGTTTTAGGATTGATTTCGTAAGGCTGATAAGCTCCGCTTGCGTTCCGACATTGAAATCAAAGCGGTAGCCAGGGCGATAATAATGAAACATCCGCCGACGGTTGCATTGGATTCTACGGTAGATTGCTCAATCACAAAACCGCCGATGGCAGAACCGAACGCAATACCAAAGTGAAGCGCCGTGTTATTCAGGCTTTGCTGGATATCTGACGTTTCAGCAGTGGAGGATTCGATAAGATAGCTCTGCATCGCGGGTGTAATGGCCCAGCTCAGCATGCTCCAGATAATCATCACGCTCAAGAAAAGCGGAAGGGAAAACGTTGTATAAGGAATAACGAACATCGTAAACCCGAAAAGAATGATAAACCCAATAATAGAGCGTTTCGTACCAAAACGGTCAGCAAGAAAACCTCCAACACCTCCGCCAGCTACCGCCGCACAGCCAAAGACGAGATAGACAATGCTTACCCACGTTCCGTTCAGGCCAAGGGCCGTTTTTAAGAAGGGTGTTAAATATCCATAAAGCGTCAAGTGGCCGGCCAAAAAGAGGAAGGACGTTAACTGGCCGAACAGAAGCTTTCGGTTTTTCAGCGTCTTTATCTGTGTCATAAGGGAAACAGCAGGTTTTGAAGCCATTTGCTCCATAAAAAAGTAAACCCCAGCCATGGAAAGCAGCGTCAATCCGGCGATCAAAATAAAAGGAGCACGCCAGCCGAATGCATTTCCAAGCATTAATCCGATCGGAACTCCAAGCACGAGCGAGGCACTGATTCCCATGAAAACGACACCGATGGCACGAGCACGATATTGTTCAGATACGATATTAGATGCGATCGTGATGCACAGAACAACCAGCAGAGAGCCGCTTGCCGCTGATAGGATTCGGGCAATCAAGAGCACACTGTATGTCGGGCTGAAGATCGCAATGCCGTTTCCGGCGAAAAACACGAGCAGTGTCAGCAGAGTAAGGCGTTTTCTTTCTACTTTAGATGTCATCATAAGAAGAACAGGTGAGGCGACCGCAAAAACAAGCGAAAATGCTGTGATCAGAAAACCGGCATGGCCGATGCTGACATGTAAGTCTTCCGCCACGAGATCAAGTATTCCGCCTATGATCAATTCAACCATACCTACAACAAAAGATACGATGGTCAATAAGTAAACACGTTTATTCATAGCTATTCATCCTTTTGTCAAAAAGTTACCACTGTAATAGTAACATTTATAAAAAGAAAAACAAGATAAAAGTTTGTTTGTACATAAATTGGAAAGGACTGTGTTATGATTTACATAGTGATTAAAGTCAAGGAGTCAAAAACATGCTGCAGCAATTCGGATTTACTCAATATGAAAGCCAGGTGTATCAATCCTTAATCACCGAGGATCAGCCACTGGATGCTACCGGTATTGTCAAACGTTCTGGAGTTCCCCGTTCCAAAGTGTATGAGGTGCTTCACCGTCTGGCGGAAAAAGGAATGATCATGGAATCAACGGTGGAAAAAAAGCGGCTGTATACTGCACTGCCGATCGAGGCAACGATTAAAAAGCTCAAAGCCGACTTTGAGACCAATGTACAGCAGCTCAGAGAAGCACAAATAAAAAAAACAGTAACCGACGACCGGGTGTGGACGCTGAAAGACAATCAGTCCATTCAATCTGTCCTGCAAGGTCTGCTGCAGGGAGCGGAACAATCCATCATCATTTCTGGGTGGGCGGATGACTTAGCAGGCTATCTCCCATTACTGGAAGAGAAATATAAAAACGGGCATTCAGTAAAAATCCATGTGATCGGTGAACTCTCCACGGAAATTCCGGACGTCTCGACCTTAATACCAGATACGCAGCACGGAACGTTGGAGAGAAGCCGAATCCTGATCGTGGACGAAGAAGAGATGCTCTTTGCAGGGATGGAAGATACGGCCTGGCAGGCTATTCGGACGAAATCACGTCCTCTCGTCAAATTCTTCGCGGAATTCTTTTATCATGATGTGGCACTAACAGAAATCACAAGAAAATACAAAGACACTGTCATGAAGGATGAAGCGGTAAGGAATGTTTTGTTGAACTTAAGATATTAGCTCTGTTAGGCAATGGTGGTGTGGTATTGGAGAAAAAGACTTGAGGGTCTCTTTTAAGCATCAGTATGCGATGCCCATTATGATGGAAAATCACCAATATGCTTTAGCAAAGCCAAGATAGTAATAAGAATGAAGGGGCTGTCCAGAAAGTCGAAAATTGACCTTCAGGCAGCCCCTTTTTGGCTTGAAAAATCTTCAATGAAAAGTTAATTGAAGTGGAAGATGCGAGACTCCTGCGGGACTAGCGTGACAGGTGAGACTCCCGCCGGTGCTTGCACCAAGAGGCTCACCGCACGCCCCGAAAAAGCGAGCAGCCTGGAACGGAAATCAACAGCTTATAGACTTCTTGGACAGTCCCTATTTATTTTGAGAATTTTAACGAATTGAAAATGTCCCAAATAGGGTAAAGACTCCTATAACGAAAATCAGACAGGAGATGTTATTTTGGAGAATCAGAAGCCAGTGATCGGGATTACATGCTCAACAAAGGACATTGGAGGTCAGGAAACGGCCTATTTGCACTATAGCTATGCTACTTCCGTTATGAAGGCGGGGGGCGTTCCAGTCATACTTCCTATGGGTGACAAAGAAACGGTGAAAGAATGGGCAGCCCTGTGTGACGGCATATTGCTCAGCGGGGAGAGGACATGGATCCACAGCAAATTGGAGCAGAACCGCATCCTAATCTTGGAAAAGTCATTCCGGAACGAGACGAAACAGAAATTAACCTCATCAACTATGCGCAGAATAATAATATTCCTATCTTTGCGATCTGCCGGGGAATTCAGGTATTGAACGGAGCTTTGGGTGGCACGCTGGTGCAGGACCTAAATGAAGAGAGAGAGGATGTCATTAAACATTATCAGGACGGTGCGCGTTCGGCTGCTACTCATTCCATCAGCGTAGATAAAGGTACGCTTTTATCCGAAATTCTTGGAACTGAGGATATATCGGTTAATAGTTTTCATCATGGGGCAGTGGATGAAGTGGCACCGGGCTTAAAAGCTACGGCCTATGCTTCAGACGGAGTGATTGAAGCTTTAGAAAGCACGGATCTAGAGAAAAGCTGGATGCTAGCAGTTCAATGGCATCCGGAAGATATGACAGAAGTAAGTGATGAAATGCATCAATTGTTTGTTCGTTTTGTGCAAAAATGCCATGAGTTGTTGGAGAAGGAACAGCCCGCACTCTAATCGGCAATGCTGTGAATAGGAAATGAGGCCATGAAAAAAGAGCTGTTCATCAGCTCTTTTTTTAGTTTCCTTCAGGGGGGACAAACAGTGAGAGATGTTGTTTCAGCACATTTGCTTGAAATGGAAGCGGCTCACCTTCATCTCCATCAATGTTAACCACAAGCTTTTCTGAAGCAGAAACCTTCAGGGAAGCCGACTTGATATACTCCACATCATCGTGTTCTTTTAATTCACCCTTCATCAGTTTTGGGATGATGTTTAACGTACCAGGAAAAGAAATGTTTTTGACCACGTAAAGATGAAAGATCCCGTCATTCACCTTCGCATGTGGCGCAAGCTTTTCAAAACCTCCTACTGAATTGGTAAGTGCGGTAATTAATAAATACGCTTTTCCCTCCCATTGGCCTTGATCATGCGAGAGGGTTAATGAAAATGGGGTTTTATTAATGAGTGCTTTCATTCCTTCCACAAAATAAGCAAACGGCCCGAGCAGTGTTTTTTGCTCTGTACTCACGTTGTAGGAGGCTTCGGCAATGGCTCCCACCGCCAGAACATTCATAAAGTGTCTGTCATTGATTTTACCGATATCAGCTTTTTTATAGTGCTGGTAAGGAAGAATTTTTATAGCTTCAAAAGGATCAAGCGGAATGTTCAGCGCTCTTGAGAAATCGTTGACCGTACCGAGCGGAATAATTCCAAAATCAGGACGGTGCCCTTGTTCAGCGAGTCCGTTGACTGCCTCACTAACTGTACCATCCCCGCCCATGGATACTACGGTATCATAGTGAAGTTCACATGCTTTTCTTGCAAACTCCTCAGCGTCGCCTTCTTTTCTTGTTTCACAAACGGTCACTTCCTCATGAAATTTTTGAAGTGTTCGTTCCGCCTCCGGAAGAAGATCCTTCGCTTGTTCCTTTCCAGAAGAAGGATTCAAGATAATCATCGCCTTTTTCATAGGCCCCCCCTTTTTCTACTGTATTCCTAAATAAGAGAGTACCCGTTACGGGCTGATTTCTAACTTGCAGGGGCAGTAAAGCTTTCGGGCTTCACAGTTCCTTTCATGAAAGGAAAAAGATGTTCTCTGTCGAATGATAGAAGGTAGTGGATGTCGAAAGGGAGTATCACATGGAATTTACCATAAATAAAGAGTATTTGAGCCAAGCGGTTTCGGATGTCAGTAAAGCTGTATCCGCACGGACGACATTACCAATCCTGTCCGGTATTAAGATGGCTGCTGACCATGGCCGCCTTACGCTTACAGGAAGCAATGCTGAGATCGTGATTGAGCGTGTGCTGTATTCCAATGTGCAAGGTGAGAGCATGGTGGCTGTACATAAAACCGGAAGTATCGTGGTTTCTGCAAAGTATTTAAATGATCTTATCAAAAAACTGCCGGGTGATCTGCTCGTGAAGGTTGGGGAAAATCATTCGGTATCCATTCAATCAGAAGATATAGTTGTATCACTAAAAGGATTTCATGCAGGGGAGTTTCCTCGCCTCACGATGTCACAGCCTGAAGCCAGCCATAAGTTACCAGGCACCGTTCTAGCTGATATGATCAAACGAACGATGTTTGCTGTCAGTAAAAATGGAGCACGGCCTGTCCTGACGGGTGTGCATTTTGTCTTTGATCAAAATTTTTTCTGCAGCACCGCTACCGACTCTCTGAGACTGGCAACCTATAA
This genomic stretch from Fictibacillus marinisediminis harbors:
- a CDS encoding APC family permease, with protein sequence MFSYLKRLLIGRPLKSNELGEQKLNKTKALAILSSDALSSVAYGPEQILIVLVTVGAAAFWYSIPIAVGVLILLTALILSYRQIIFAYPHGGGAYVVSRDNLGVNPGLIAGGSLLVDYILTVAVSVSAGTDAITSAFPALHSYTVPIAIVFVLFLTTLNLRGVTESASILAYPVYLFVLALFILIGVGLYQISTGQVPADLHTSVGTPVAGISLFLLLKAFASGSSALTGVEAISNAIPNFKDPAPNNASKTLMAMGGLLALLFSGIVYLAYYYGITPSVKETVVSQIADHTFGRNYMYYFIQGTTALILILAANTGYSAFPLLAVNLAKDKFIMRMFTIRGDRLGYSNGIITLGVSAIILIILFKGQTEHLIPLYAVGVFIPFTLSQSGMIVKWIREKPKGWVSKLIINATGALISLTVTLMFFFTKFPQVWPVLIFLPIIVIIFHKIKTHYELVGEQLRIKPDQQPKTIEGNVIIVPVAGITQVVENSINFATSLTDQVIAVYVAFEREDERIFEEKWKKWQPNVRLVTLHSHYRSIIQPLTKFIDTVQHKANENNYQVTVLIPQFITKKSWHNILHNQSSLLIRAYLLFKRDVVIATVPYRFKK
- a CDS encoding MFS transporter, whose translation is MNKRVYLLTIVSFVVGMVELIIGGILDLVAEDLHVSIGHAGFLITAFSLVFAVASPVLLMMTSKVERKRLTLLTLLVFFAGNGIAIFSPTYSVLLIARILSAASGSLLVVLCITIASNIVSEQYRARAIGVVFMGISASLVLGVPIGLMLGNAFGWRAPFILIAGLTLLSMAGVYFFMEQMASKPAVSLMTQIKTLKNRKLLFGQLTSFLFLAGHLTLYGYLTPFLKTALGLNGTWVSIVYLVFGCAAVAGGGVGGFLADRFGTKRSIIGFIILFGFTMFVIPYTTFSLPLFLSVMIIWSMLSWAITPAMQSYLIESSTAETSDIQQSLNNTALHFGIAFGSAIGGFVIEQSTVESNATVGGCFIIIALATALISMSERKRSLSALRNQS
- a CDS encoding TrmB family transcriptional regulator; amino-acid sequence: MLQQFGFTQYESQVYQSLITEDQPLDATGIVKRSGVPRSKVYEVLHRLAEKGMIMESTVEKKRLYTALPIEATIKKLKADFETNVQQLREAQIKKTVTDDRVWTLKDNQSIQSVLQGLLQGAEQSIIISGWADDLAGYLPLLEEKYKNGHSVKIHVIGELSTEIPDVSTLIPDTQHGTLERSRILIVDEEEMLFAGMEDTAWQAIRTKSRPLVKFFAEFFYHDVALTEITRKYKDTVMKDEAVRNVLLNLRY
- a CDS encoding diacylglycerol/lipid kinase family protein, which translates into the protein MKKAMIILNPSSGKEQAKDLLPEAERTLQKFHEEVTVCETRKEGDAEEFARKACELHYDTVVSMGGDGTVSEAVNGLAEQGHRPDFGIIPLGTVNDFSRALNIPLDPFEAIKILPYQHYKKADIGKINDRHFMNVLAVGAIAEASYNVSTEQKTLLGPFAYFVEGMKALINKTPFSLTLSHDQGQWEGKAYLLITALTNSVGGFEKLAPHAKVNDGIFHLYVVKNISFPGTLNIIPKLMKGELKEHDDVEYIKSASLKVSASEKLVVNIDGDEGEPLPFQANVLKQHLSLFVPPEGN